GTGCAAAATCATCGGCATACCGGATAACAATGACGTCTCCGTAGGCATGCTTTTGCCGCCACTGGTGCACCCAAAGGTCGAAGACATAATGCAGATACAGATTCGCGAGGAGTGGAGAGACCACTGCCCCTTGAGGTGTACCCATTTTCGTTTCCGACCAGCGACCGTCTTCGGATACTCCCGCTTTGAGCCATTTCTGGATCAGGCGGAGAATCCTCGGATCGGCGACCCGGTGCTCGACGAATTTCAGTAGCCATTCGTGGTCGATGGTATCAAAGAAACCCCGAATGTCCGCATCGAGCACCCAATTCACCTTCTTTCCCATGATTCCGACGTGAAGGGCATCCAACGCATCATGCGCCGAACGCTTCGGTCGAAAACCGTAGGAAAAACCCACGAAATCCGCCTCCCAAATCTCACTGAGAACCGTCACTATAGCTCGTTGGACTACCTTGTCCTCTAGAGCTGCAATGCCCAACGCTCGCATTCCTCCGTCCGCTTTTGGTATGTGCGTCCTCCTTACGGGGACAGCTCGATAGCTTCCGGTATGAATGCGGCGATGGAGATCCTCGATTCGATGAGTTAGACCAATTTCGTACTCCTTCCACGTGACACCATCATTGCCCGGAGCCGCATCCTTCTGCAAGGTTTTGAAGCTCCGAATCAATAAGGGTATTGTCACATGATGAAGTAAAGCGGTGAATTTTACCTTCTTATCCTTTCGTGCCACTTCTCGCACTCGCTGCATTCCGGATGACGCGTTGGCTCCGCTCTGTGTCGGAAACGCGACCTTCTGCAGTAAGTTTCCCGATGTTGATAGCCTTCCCTCCATCGTCTCCGCCGGTCTCCGACCTTTGTTCGACGACTTCTCGGGTACTACGCCATCATCCGACTTCTCAAGGCCGTACATGTCAGGATTATGGGTTATCCCCTTTCCCGACCGATCCGACGAACCATCTTCGACGGATGAACTTGAGATCTCCCGGTTCCCGCGCAAAGAGTTTTCCCACATGCTCAGGGCCTCCGACTGCGTAGAGTTCCAGGAAGACTCGCCTATGATGCCCTCCTCGATGTGGCCTTCCGCTTCGGATAACAGCGTCGGCACCCCAGATGACGTGATTTCGCAGCTCGATACCTGGCCTGTGTGTGCCCCTGTCAACGCTTCACCGACAGCCTCGCGACTGGCGGCGTATGACTCGGGGTCGAGATGACTGGCTAAGTCTTCCTCGCGTGACTCTTTCATTCACTACTCCTTGCCGGTTTCGCCGGCGCACTAACCGTGCTGTGAAATGCGTCCTTGCGTACTTTGCTAGTCTGGAGAGTTTCTTTAACGGAGACTTTCTGTCCCGAACCGAATTCTGGTCGCATTTGTAGCCGAATTAAAGCTGTAGGGATTTTGGCATTTTGAAGGGTGTTTTGCCGAATACCGGGGAATATTGGAGCGGTCTGATGACCGAGACCGGGGTGTTGCGATGGGCCGGCGTAGTCCGGCACGAGGCGCTGCCGTTCGCCGCGAGCAGCAGAGGTTCGTAGAGTAACGGGCTTCCTGCGACTGATTACTTTTTGGCTTGTCGGGTTTGATATTCGTTGAGCCAGCGTTCGAGTAAATCGACGGCGGTGAGGAAGTCGTAATCGAGGGTGAGCAAGAGGTCGATGTTGTTGAAGTTTTTTTGGCAGTCGAAGCAGTGGGCGAGGTTGTTGCGTGGGTTGACGGTAGCCCGCATTTCGCCGCAGTTGGGGCAGAGGAAGCGGAAGTAACCTTCGCTCATTTTCGAAGGTGGCCCATCGGCTCCCAGACTGACTAAGTCAACCCGACTGTACCCCAGTTTTCCCACCTGGAAAATCTGCTAATCCGGTTAACACTTGGGAGATATTTTGCAGTTCGAACAGTGTCACTCTCGCACACCGAAATAGACGCGAACTCGAGTGCCCTATCCCGCTTCGATTCTCAAATATATCCGTAAACTATTGTAAATAATAGGTTTATATCATGTCCCTCAAAAATACTCTCGCCGACTTGAGAGTATTTATTCCGAGGAGTGTCACGTTTGGGGAGAGGAATGTCATGAGGCAAATAACTCCACTGACATCCCAGGGCCAGCGCACTTTTGGGTAATCTTCGCAATTTAGGTTATCTTGCGCTGTTGTCGTTTTGAGTGTAGGATTCTCCTTCAAGTCGCAATTAGTGAGCGACCTTGCAGGAGGCTTCGACGATGGCGAAAACGAAGGCGACCACAATCGATGAAATTCTCAGTCACTTCAGCTTTTTGGAAGATCCTCGAGAAGAGATTAATCGGAAGCATCCGTTTCGCAGCGTTCTCGTTATCGCTCTAATGGCCGTGCTGGCCGGAGCAGCGGGTCCGACGGGCATCACCCGCTGGGCCGAGCTTAAAAAGGACCTGCTGTCGCGGGTGTTGGATTTGCCCAATGGCGTGCCGTCGAAGGATGTGTTCCGACGCGTCTTGATGGCCCTGAATCCGCAGGCCTTTCAACTATGTTTCGAAGCCTGGGTGAACTCGTTGCGGGAAAAAGCGGGCGAGCGGATGAAGATCGATCAGCCGATCCTGGCGGTAGACGGTAAGACTCTTCGCCGTAGTCACGACGAGAAAAAAGGGCTGGGGGCCTTGCATCTGGTAAGTGTCTGGTGCGGCGAACTCGGTCTATCGTTGGGGCAGGTGGCTTGCGAGGAGAAATCGAACGAAATTACGGCGATTCCGGAGCTTTTAGGGTTGGTGAACGTAGAAGGCGCGATTGTGACGATCGATGCGATGGGCACGCAGAAAGCGATAGCGGAATTAATCGTCGAGAAGAAAGGAGACTACGTTTTGGCGTTGAAGGGGAATCAGGAAAAATTGCATCGAGCGGTGATCGACTACATCGACCAGCAGAGCGTCAACGGCTTCGAGGGGATCGAAACGCGGCAGTTCCTTAGCGAGGAACGCGGGCACGGTCGCGAGGAGGGCCGCGCTTACATTCAGATGCGTGCTCCCAAGGAGTTGCCCGGCTTCGAATTGTGGAAGGGTTTAAAGACGTTGGGCGTGGTGGTGTCGCAGTCGGTTCGCAAGGGGCAGGAAGTGATTTCGAAGCGATATTTCATCAGCAGTTTGGATTTGGGAGTGCGGAATTTTGCCCGGGCCGTGCGCGGACATTGGAGCGTGGAGAACGGCTGCCATTGGATACTGGATGTGCAATATCGGGAAGATGAATCGCGGATCCGGGAAGCGAATTTGCGGGAGAATTTCGCCTGGCTGAACCGCTTCAGCCTGTCGCTGTTGAAGCAGCATAAGAAAAAAGACAGCGTGGCCATGAAACGACGCTGCTGTGGGTGGGACGATGCGTTCCTACTGCAAGTCCTTACGGGAAAAGATACTTAGTACGCGCTGGCCCTGAGGCTCAGAGTGGGTAACCAGTCCGGTATACTGTCTCAATGTGTGGGCAAATTGGGTTTTAAGCCAGCGAGCCTCTTTATGGAAACGGCCGGGACTCCTTTTCCAAAACGGGCCCCCTTCCTTTACTGAAACCAGATCCCCATGGAGCATTGAAACTAATGCGGGCTGCCGCGGTAAACAATGCTGACCAATTTGTCTGCGCTCAGTAGTTAGCTTTCGCGCTTTTCTCCAAAGCTTGGAGATCACAGCCCGGCAATCGAATCGATCCAGCTGGCATAGACGTCGACTCGCGTGTTGTACTCGTTATCGCCAAAGCTGGAATTCGTCTGAGTTCCCCCCGAAGTGATCCCGGCTATGTAGTAAACGCCATTCTTCAGGACGAACTCGGGACTGCCCGAATCGCCGACCACCGTATCGTCTTGCTGGTTATTCTGATATGTCCAGGTTAACAGAGTGCTCGTCACATTTCCGATTGGAGTCGTCCCCTTGTGTTTAACGCCAAAGGCATCTCCATCACGGGCGCCGAAACCGACCAGCGTCAGCAACTGGCCCGCCGCGGGCACGGATTCGTTGATCGGGCTTGGAGCAACGTTCAATACGGATTTCGTCAACTCAAGAACAGCGATGTCATTTGCCGCATTCGTTCCGATCTCTGCCGGATCA
The genomic region above belongs to Telmatocola sphagniphila and contains:
- the ltrA gene encoding group II intron reverse transcriptase/maturase, with the protein product MKESREEDLASHLDPESYAASREAVGEALTGAHTGQVSSCEITSSGVPTLLSEAEGHIEEGIIGESSWNSTQSEALSMWENSLRGNREISSSSVEDGSSDRSGKGITHNPDMYGLEKSDDGVVPEKSSNKGRRPAETMEGRLSTSGNLLQKVAFPTQSGANASSGMQRVREVARKDKKVKFTALLHHVTIPLLIRSFKTLQKDAAPGNDGVTWKEYEIGLTHRIEDLHRRIHTGSYRAVPVRRTHIPKADGGMRALGIAALEDKVVQRAIVTVLSEIWEADFVGFSYGFRPKRSAHDALDALHVGIMGKKVNWVLDADIRGFFDTIDHEWLLKFVEHRVADPRILRLIQKWLKAGVSEDGRWSETKMGTPQGAVVSPLLANLYLHYVFDLWVHQWRQKHAYGDVIVIRYADDFALGFQYRREAERFLFDLKARFQKFGLELHPEKTRLIEFGRFAGEDRQKRGQGKPETFEFLGFTHCCGVKRLSRTFLVKRKTAKKRMRVRLQRVKEVLSKRRHEPIPEQASWLRQVLAGYYQYHAIPGNMPALQSFHTQVVRIWYKSLRRRSQRNRLIWERFGPLANRLLPSPKILHPSPNERFYAKHPK
- a CDS encoding ISAs1 family transposase, which codes for MAKTKATTIDEILSHFSFLEDPREEINRKHPFRSVLVIALMAVLAGAAGPTGITRWAELKKDLLSRVLDLPNGVPSKDVFRRVLMALNPQAFQLCFEAWVNSLREKAGERMKIDQPILAVDGKTLRRSHDEKKGLGALHLVSVWCGELGLSLGQVACEEKSNEITAIPELLGLVNVEGAIVTIDAMGTQKAIAELIVEKKGDYVLALKGNQEKLHRAVIDYIDQQSVNGFEGIETRQFLSEERGHGREEGRAYIQMRAPKELPGFELWKGLKTLGVVVSQSVRKGQEVISKRYFISSLDLGVRNFARAVRGHWSVENGCHWILDVQYREDESRIREANLRENFAWLNRFSLSLLKQHKKKDSVAMKRRCCGWDDAFLLQVLTGKDT